From one Streptomyces sp. NBC_01478 genomic stretch:
- a CDS encoding succinic semialdehyde dehydrogenase: MTDSQAPEKTGTETTTGTNPLAPAPTGARTAADVVTPELVAQLTKGVAGSGRTANHSPFTGEKLADLPESTPEDVAKAFDAARAAQALWEQTPVRQRAAVLLRFHDLVLARQAEVLDLIQLETGKARLHAHEEVQAVAVAARHYGRKAPAYLKPKRHTGAVPTLTKVTELRHPRGVVGQIAPWNYPLELSVGDALPAFAAGNAVVMKPDTETCLTALWARDLLIEAGLPADLFQVVLGEGPVVGPEVVKHADYVSFTGSTRTGRQVARSAAARLVGVSLELGGKNAMLVLEDADIEKAAAGAVRACFSSAGQLCVSIERLYVHESIADTFLDRFAARTKAMRLGTALAYGADMGSLAGERQLESVTRHVDEAVAKGAKLVAGGVARPDIGPYFFEPTILDGVEAPMSVCAEETFGPVVSVYRFKTDDEVVEEANSTPYGLNSSVWTKNAHRGRTIAARLRTGTVNINEGYASAYGSVQSPMGGMKDSGLGRRHGSEGILKYTEAQTVAQQRLLPMAPSLGMTDEAYAQFMSRSLRVMKAFRLR, from the coding sequence ATGACGGACTCGCAGGCCCCGGAAAAGACCGGTACGGAAACCACGACCGGCACGAACCCCCTCGCGCCGGCCCCCACAGGCGCCCGTACCGCCGCCGATGTGGTGACCCCGGAGCTGGTCGCCCAGCTCACGAAGGGGGTGGCCGGCTCCGGCCGGACCGCCAACCACTCACCGTTCACCGGCGAGAAGCTCGCCGACCTGCCCGAGTCCACACCCGAGGACGTGGCGAAGGCCTTCGACGCGGCCCGCGCCGCGCAGGCCCTCTGGGAGCAGACACCGGTACGGCAGCGCGCCGCGGTCCTGCTCCGCTTCCACGATCTCGTCCTCGCCCGCCAGGCCGAGGTCCTCGACCTGATCCAACTGGAGACAGGCAAGGCGCGGCTGCACGCGCACGAGGAGGTGCAGGCCGTCGCCGTCGCGGCCCGCCACTACGGCCGCAAGGCCCCCGCCTACCTCAAGCCGAAGCGGCACACCGGCGCCGTCCCGACCCTCACCAAGGTCACCGAACTCCGCCACCCGCGCGGGGTGGTCGGGCAGATCGCCCCCTGGAACTACCCGCTCGAACTCTCCGTCGGCGACGCGCTCCCGGCCTTCGCGGCGGGCAACGCGGTCGTGATGAAGCCGGACACCGAGACCTGCCTGACCGCCCTCTGGGCCCGCGACCTCCTCATCGAGGCGGGCCTGCCGGCCGACCTCTTCCAGGTCGTCCTCGGCGAGGGCCCGGTCGTCGGCCCCGAGGTGGTCAAGCACGCCGACTACGTCTCCTTCACCGGCTCCACCCGCACCGGCCGCCAGGTCGCGCGGAGCGCCGCCGCCCGCCTGGTCGGCGTCTCCCTCGAACTCGGCGGCAAGAACGCGATGTTGGTCCTGGAGGACGCGGACATCGAGAAGGCGGCGGCGGGCGCGGTCCGCGCCTGCTTCTCCTCCGCCGGCCAACTCTGCGTCTCCATCGAGCGGTTGTACGTCCACGAGTCGATCGCCGACACCTTCCTGGACCGCTTCGCCGCCCGCACGAAGGCGATGCGCCTGGGCACCGCCCTCGCGTACGGCGCGGACATGGGATCGCTGGCGGGGGAACGGCAGTTGGAGTCGGTCACGCGGCACGTGGACGAGGCGGTGGCCAAGGGCGCCAAGCTCGTCGCCGGCGGCGTCGCCCGCCCCGACATCGGCCCGTACTTCTTCGAGCCCACCATCCTCGACGGCGTCGAGGCCCCCATGTCCGTCTGCGCCGAGGAGACCTTCGGCCCGGTCGTCTCCGTCTACCGCTTCAAGACGGACGACGAGGTCGTGGAAGAGGCCAACTCCACGCCGTACGGCCTCAATTCCTCGGTCTGGACGAAGAACGCCCACCGAGGCCGCACGATCGCCGCCCGCCTGCGCACCGGCACGGTCAACATCAACGAGGGCTACGCCTCCGCCTACGGCAGCGTCCAGTCCCCGATGGGCGGCATGAAGGACTCCGGCCTCGGCCGCCGCCACGGCTCCGAGGGCATCCTCAAGTACACCGAGGCCCAAACGGTGGCCCAGCAGCGGTTGTTGCCCATGGCTCCCTCGCTGGGAATGACCGACGAGGCGTACGCGCAGTTCATGAGCCGCAGCCTCCGGGTGATGAAGGCATTCCGGCTCAGGTAG
- a CDS encoding GMC family oxidoreductase: MPQDTYDYDVLVVGSGFGGSVTALRLTEKGYTVGVLEAGRRFTPSTLPKNSWDLKNYLWAPRLNLYGIQRIHLLGNVMVLAGAGVGGGSLNYANTLYVPPKPFFEDPQWRDITDWEEELSPYYDQARRMLGVRLNPTMTPSDVHLKAAAQRMGVGDTFHMAPVGVFFGDGEDAEGTTKAAPGEQVADPYFGGAGPARKACTECGECMTGCRHGAKNTLNENYLYLAEKAGAVVHPMTTVVSVTDDSQGGYAVATLPTDARRTSEGRTFKARRIVLAAGTYGTQTLLHRMKTGGQLPYLSEKLGELTRTNSEALVGAQTNNRRYRKATGERQVDFTRGVAITSSVHPDENTHIEPVRYGKGSNSMGGLSILQVPYAEGSSRALAWLANAARHPLLVLRSLSNRHWSERTIIGLVMQSLDNSLTTYLKPDGVGKGLLTARQGHGAPNPKQIRAASEAAAAIAAEINGFAGSNVGELMGTPLTAHFLGGCPIGASRETGVIDPYHRLYGHAGISVVDGSAVSANLGVNPSLTITAQAERAMSYWPNKGEPDPRPEQGLSYERLKAVEPHQPAVPEGAFGALKLPFLGMPTVPPKS; this comes from the coding sequence GTGCCCCAGGACACCTACGACTACGACGTCCTCGTCGTCGGCTCCGGCTTCGGCGGTTCGGTAACCGCCCTCCGCCTGACCGAAAAGGGCTACACCGTAGGCGTGTTGGAAGCCGGCCGCCGCTTCACCCCGTCGACGCTCCCCAAAAATTCCTGGGACCTCAAGAACTACCTCTGGGCCCCCAGGCTCAACCTGTACGGCATCCAGCGCATCCACCTGCTGGGCAACGTCATGGTCCTCGCCGGCGCAGGCGTGGGCGGCGGCTCCCTCAACTACGCCAACACCCTCTACGTCCCGCCGAAGCCGTTCTTCGAGGACCCCCAGTGGCGCGACATCACCGACTGGGAAGAGGAGTTGAGCCCGTACTACGACCAGGCCCGCCGCATGCTCGGCGTACGGCTCAACCCGACGATGACCCCCTCCGACGTCCACCTGAAGGCCGCGGCCCAGCGGATGGGCGTAGGAGACACCTTCCACATGGCCCCGGTCGGCGTCTTCTTCGGCGACGGCGAGGACGCCGAGGGCACCACGAAGGCCGCGCCCGGCGAACAGGTGGCCGACCCGTACTTCGGCGGCGCGGGCCCGGCCCGCAAGGCCTGCACCGAGTGCGGCGAGTGCATGACGGGCTGCCGGCACGGCGCTAAGAACACCCTCAACGAGAACTACCTCTACCTCGCCGAGAAGGCGGGCGCGGTGGTCCACCCGATGACGACGGTCGTGTCGGTCACGGACGACTCGCAGGGCGGCTACGCGGTGGCGACCCTGCCCACGGACGCGCGCCGCACGTCGGAAGGGAGGACCTTCAAGGCCCGCCGGATCGTCCTCGCCGCCGGCACCTACGGCACCCAGACCCTGCTGCACCGTATGAAGACGGGCGGCCAACTGCCGTACCTCTCCGAGAAGTTGGGTGAGCTGACCCGCACCAACTCGGAGGCGCTGGTCGGCGCGCAGACCAACAACCGCCGCTACCGCAAGGCGACGGGCGAGCGGCAGGTCGACTTCACGCGCGGAGTCGCCATCACCTCCTCGGTCCACCCCGACGAGAACACCCACATCGAACCGGTCCGCTACGGCAAGGGATCCAACTCGATGGGCGGCCTCTCCATCCTCCAAGTCCCCTACGCCGAGGGCTCGTCGAGGGCGCTGGCCTGGCTGGCGAACGCGGCCCGCCACCCGCTCCTGGTCCTGCGTTCGCTCTCCAACCGGCACTGGTCGGAACGGACCATCATCGGCCTGGTGATGCAGTCGCTGGACAACTCCCTGACGACGTACCTGAAACCGGACGGCGTGGGGAAAGGCCTGCTGACGGCACGTCAGGGACACGGCGCCCCCAACCCCAAGCAGATCAGGGCGGCTTCGGAGGCCGCGGCGGCGATCGCCGCCGAGATCAACGGCTTCGCGGGCTCGAACGTCGGCGAACTCATGGGCACCCCGCTCACCGCCCACTTCCTCGGCGGCTGCCCCATCGGCGCCTCCCGCGAGACCGGCGTGATCGACCCGTACCACCGTCTCTACGGCCACGCGGGCATCTCGGTCGTCGACGGCTCGGCGGTCTCCGCGAACCTCGGCGTCAACCCGTCCCTCACCATCACCGCGCAGGCCGAGCGCGCGATGTCCTACTGGCCCAACAAGGGCGAGCCGGACCCGCGCCCGGAGCAGGGGCTGTCGTACGAACGCCTGAAGGCGGTGGAGCCGCATCAACCCGCGGTCCCCGAGGGCGCGTTCGGCGCACTGAAGCTGCCGTTCCTGGGGATGCCGACGGTCCCGCCGAAGTCGTAG
- a CDS encoding LAETG motif-containing sortase-dependent surface protein: protein MKLRRAMAAAAATAVIAPLALLSAPVAFADNESPDTSSSSPAAEDSSPAADESTPAADDSTPAADDSTPAADDSTPAADDSTPAPGDSTPAATGTPTGSSSPTVSASPSKPADDFDPYADCKSFDLDEKLSASITGLPNKIVAGSGWHTFKFVVTNGSDKDLTNVWINALTEYSDEVNDDSSLMLNLAQIQLKQDGKWTDSYQETVGSGSDTTTLSGSIVAILPTLEKKSSTTLDLRVKIKSSAPAGSSFALSQAVYAGKGDSCYGNGDYYEFSVLAAGSSDPGDVGEAKPTGEKPTGTNEDLKPQGDVNEATGNLAETGSSSALPVIGLVGGAAVVAGAAAVVMVRRRKTGESA, encoded by the coding sequence ATGAAGCTTCGCCGTGCCATGGCCGCGGCCGCCGCGACGGCCGTCATCGCTCCGCTCGCTCTGCTGTCCGCGCCGGTCGCGTTCGCCGACAACGAGTCTCCGGACACGTCGTCCAGCAGCCCCGCGGCAGAGGACAGCAGCCCGGCGGCGGACGAGAGCACCCCGGCCGCCGACGACAGCACCCCCGCGGCGGACGACAGCACCCCGGCGGCGGACGACAGCACTCCGGCCGCCGACGACAGCACCCCCGCGCCCGGTGACAGCACCCCGGCCGCGACGGGCACCCCGACCGGGTCCTCCTCGCCCACCGTCTCCGCGTCGCCGAGCAAGCCGGCCGACGACTTCGACCCGTACGCGGACTGCAAGTCGTTCGACCTGGACGAGAAGCTCAGCGCGTCGATCACCGGGCTGCCGAACAAGATCGTCGCCGGTTCCGGCTGGCACACCTTCAAGTTCGTGGTGACGAACGGTTCGGACAAGGACCTCACGAACGTCTGGATCAACGCGCTCACCGAGTACAGCGACGAGGTGAACGACGACTCCTCGCTCATGCTGAACCTGGCCCAGATCCAGCTGAAGCAGGACGGCAAGTGGACCGACTCCTACCAGGAGACCGTCGGCTCCGGCAGCGACACGACCACCCTGTCCGGGAGCATCGTCGCGATTCTTCCCACCCTGGAGAAGAAGTCCTCGACCACGCTCGACCTGCGCGTGAAGATCAAGTCCTCGGCCCCCGCAGGCTCGTCGTTCGCGCTGAGCCAGGCGGTGTACGCGGGCAAGGGTGACTCCTGCTACGGCAACGGCGACTACTACGAGTTCTCCGTGCTCGCCGCCGGCAGCAGCGACCCGGGCGACGTCGGCGAGGCCAAGCCGACCGGCGAGAAGCCCACCGGGACCAACGAGGACCTGAAGCCGCAGGGTGACGTGAACGAGGCCACCGGCAACCTCGCCGAGACCGGCTCCAGTTCCGCGCTCCCGGTGATCGGGCTCGTGGGCGGTGCGGCCGTCGTCGCGGGTGCCGCCGCGGTGGTCATGGTGCGTCGGCGCAAGACCGGAGAGAGCGCGTAA
- a CDS encoding pyridoxamine 5'-phosphate oxidase family protein, whose product MTANWATFTAAEPDLAAIVETRFGAFTHHVLATLRKDGSPRTTGLEVRFLDGELWLGMMPDSLKALDLRRDPRFALQANPGPGTDTHGGDVRVSGRAVEVTDAGVKGAYRKEVEPPEPFHLFRTELTEVVRTYVEDETYLVVQVWKPGGPVRTLKRT is encoded by the coding sequence ATGACAGCGAACTGGGCCACCTTCACCGCCGCCGAACCGGACCTCGCCGCGATCGTCGAGACGCGCTTCGGGGCCTTCACGCATCACGTCCTCGCGACCCTGCGCAAGGACGGGTCGCCGCGCACGACCGGGCTCGAAGTGCGCTTCCTGGACGGCGAGTTGTGGCTCGGGATGATGCCCGACTCGCTGAAGGCGCTGGATCTGCGGCGCGATCCGCGGTTCGCGCTGCAGGCGAACCCGGGGCCAGGTACGGACACGCACGGCGGTGACGTACGGGTGAGCGGGCGGGCGGTGGAGGTGACCGATGCCGGGGTGAAGGGGGCGTACAGGAAAGAGGTGGAACCGCCGGAGCCGTTCCACCTCTTCCGCACCGAGCTGACGGAGGTCGTGCGGACCTACGTCGAGGACGAAACGTATCTCGTCGTGCAGGTCTGGAAGCCCGGAGGGCCGGTGCGGACCCTCAAGCGGACCTGA
- a CDS encoding DoxX family protein, with translation MTHSTRMDTQTPYLDGDRSWRDTATRYALLPLRVFLGVTFIYAGLDKLTDSAFMKSSGAGSIGETMRAVRDSSAIPALVDLSLKSPVGFGYAIAFGELAVGIGTLIGLLARLAALGGALISLSLWLTISWANDPYYYGNDLAYLMAWLPLVLAGASVFSLDAAIRARRRQRTGGYR, from the coding sequence ATGACTCACAGCACTCGAATGGATACGCAAACCCCGTACCTCGACGGCGACCGGAGCTGGCGTGACACCGCCACCCGGTACGCCCTGCTCCCACTGCGCGTCTTCCTCGGCGTCACCTTCATCTACGCAGGCCTGGACAAACTCACCGACAGCGCCTTCATGAAGTCCTCCGGCGCCGGCTCGATCGGCGAGACGATGCGCGCGGTCCGCGACTCGTCGGCGATCCCGGCCCTGGTCGACCTCTCCCTGAAGAGCCCCGTCGGCTTCGGCTACGCCATCGCCTTCGGTGAACTCGCCGTCGGCATCGGCACGTTGATCGGTCTGCTGGCCCGCCTCGCCGCACTCGGCGGTGCGCTGATCTCGCTCAGCCTGTGGCTGACCATTAGCTGGGCCAACGACCCCTACTACTACGGCAACGACCTCGCCTATCTGATGGCCTGGCTGCCCCTCGTCCTCGCGGGCGCCTCCGTGTTCTCCCTGGACGCGGCGATCCGAGCCAGGCGAAGGCAGCGCACGGGCGGCTACCGGTAG
- the guaA gene encoding glutamine-hydrolyzing GMP synthase, whose protein sequence is MSATPAPDTVLVVDFGAQYAQLIARRVREARVYSEIVPSTMPVAEMLAKNPAAIILSGGPSSVYAEGAPRLDRALFDAGVPVFGMCYGFQLMATTLGGTVDNTGAREYGRTELHVSRSSSTLFEGTPDEQSVWMSHGDACSAAPEGFTVTASTDVVPVAAFENDEKKLYGVQYHPEVMHSTHGQQVLEHFLYRGAGLTPNWTTGNVIDEQVALIREQVGDKRAICGLSGGVDSAVAAALVARAIGDQLTCVYVDHGLMRKGETEQVEKDFVAATGVKLVVVDAEERFLTALKGVSDPEQKRKIIGREFIRVFEQAQAEIIADEGPEVAFLVQGTLYPDVVESGGGTGTANIKSHHNVGGLPEDLEFKLVEPLRKLFKDEVRMVGQELGLPDEIVQRQPFPGPGLGIRIVGEVTKDRLDLLRDADAIAREELTAAGLDRDIWQCPVVLLADVRSVGVQGDGRTYGHPIVLRPVSSEDAMTADWSRLPYDVLAKISTRITNEVADVNRVVLDITSKPPGTIEWE, encoded by the coding sequence GTGTCAGCGACCCCCGCCCCCGACACCGTCCTGGTCGTCGACTTCGGCGCGCAGTACGCCCAGCTCATCGCCCGCCGCGTCCGCGAGGCCCGGGTCTACAGCGAGATCGTGCCGAGCACCATGCCGGTCGCGGAGATGCTCGCCAAGAACCCGGCGGCGATCATCCTCTCCGGCGGCCCCTCCTCGGTGTACGCGGAGGGCGCCCCCCGCCTGGACCGCGCACTCTTCGACGCCGGCGTCCCGGTCTTCGGCATGTGCTACGGCTTCCAGCTGATGGCCACGACTCTCGGCGGCACCGTCGACAACACGGGCGCCCGCGAGTACGGCCGTACGGAACTGCATGTCTCCCGGTCGTCCTCCACCCTCTTCGAAGGCACCCCGGACGAGCAGTCCGTGTGGATGTCCCACGGCGACGCCTGCTCCGCCGCCCCCGAGGGCTTCACGGTCACCGCGTCCACGGACGTCGTCCCGGTCGCCGCCTTCGAGAACGACGAGAAGAAGCTCTACGGCGTCCAGTACCACCCCGAGGTCATGCACTCCACGCACGGCCAGCAGGTGCTCGAGCACTTCCTGTACCGCGGCGCCGGCCTCACCCCGAACTGGACCACCGGCAACGTCATCGACGAGCAGGTCGCCCTCATCCGCGAGCAGGTCGGCGACAAGCGCGCCATCTGCGGTCTGTCCGGCGGCGTCGACTCCGCCGTGGCGGCCGCGCTCGTCGCTCGCGCCATCGGCGACCAGCTCACCTGCGTCTACGTCGACCACGGCCTGATGCGCAAGGGCGAGACCGAGCAGGTCGAGAAGGACTTCGTGGCCGCGACCGGCGTCAAGCTCGTCGTCGTGGACGCGGAGGAGCGCTTCCTCACCGCGCTCAAGGGGGTCTCCGATCCCGAGCAGAAGCGGAAGATCATCGGCCGCGAGTTCATCCGCGTCTTCGAGCAGGCCCAGGCCGAGATCATCGCGGACGAGGGCCCCGAGGTCGCCTTCCTGGTCCAGGGCACGCTCTACCCGGACGTGGTCGAGTCGGGCGGCGGCACGGGCACCGCGAACATCAAGTCGCACCACAACGTCGGCGGTCTCCCCGAGGACCTCGAATTCAAGCTCGTCGAACCGCTGCGCAAGCTGTTCAAGGACGAGGTCCGGATGGTCGGCCAGGAGCTGGGCCTCCCGGACGAGATCGTCCAGCGCCAGCCCTTCCCCGGCCCCGGCCTCGGCATCCGCATCGTGGGCGAGGTCACCAAGGACCGCCTCGACCTGCTCCGCGACGCCGACGCCATCGCCCGCGAGGAGCTGACGGCGGCCGGCCTCGACCGCGACATCTGGCAGTGCCCGGTGGTCCTCCTCGCCGACGTCCGCAGCGTCGGCGTCCAGGGCGACGGCCGCACCTACGGTCACCCGATCGTCCTGCGCCCGGTCTCCTCCGAGGACGCCATGACCGCCGACTGGTCGCGCCTGCCGTACGACGTCCTCGCGAAGATCTCCACCCGCATCACCAACGAGGTCGCCGACGTCAACCGCGTCGTCCTCGACATCACCTCGAAGCCCCCGGGGACCATCGAGTGGGAGTGA
- a CDS encoding PspC domain-containing protein, with product MTDHEHAATGPGPGSGPRPRAGAGPQDAVPGAGAASSPGAVPGGGSAGAALHRFRRDRRSKVLAGVCAGLGRQCDMDPVIFRITLAVLSATGGIGLIFYGFAWLFVPYDDEEENEVRKLFTGRVDGQALAAVLFALVGCGVFLSMLNNASVLTFAVVVSLLLAGAGYWSQQRGAPDPDPLAAQAVADAPPEAQAPPVAASYPSWWRDPIVKDGTHVGGTGYLWGPGDSRDRDIADAIHISLGPSYPHWREDQRRPRPAPPKPRGPRWIGGWVFLLALFAGALGTAAKWNDQELGTSLQAGLACALVVFGLGIAISAFAGRTGAGSVFLAIVTAGLLAASAALPKDLTTHWEHVTWQPAAVAEVQQRYDLGNGVGTLDLTGLHLTKGQTVSAQAEVGVGQLKVIVPSDVTVKLNVDVNVGDIQLPGDDKKDVDVEPDKQQQVTLAPTAGVKSTGTLDLDLHVGVGQAEVSRAAS from the coding sequence ATGACAGATCACGAGCACGCCGCGACGGGTCCGGGACCCGGCTCCGGCCCACGTCCGCGAGCGGGCGCCGGGCCGCAGGACGCCGTGCCCGGCGCGGGTGCCGCCTCCTCGCCGGGTGCGGTGCCCGGCGGCGGCAGCGCGGGCGCGGCTCTGCACCGGTTCCGGCGGGACCGGCGGTCGAAGGTGCTCGCGGGGGTGTGCGCGGGGCTCGGGCGGCAGTGCGACATGGACCCGGTGATCTTCCGGATCACGCTCGCCGTGCTCTCGGCGACGGGCGGCATCGGCCTCATCTTCTACGGCTTCGCCTGGCTCTTCGTCCCGTACGACGACGAGGAGGAGAACGAGGTCCGCAAGCTCTTCACCGGCCGCGTGGACGGCCAGGCCCTGGCCGCCGTGCTGTTCGCGCTGGTCGGCTGCGGTGTGTTCCTGTCGATGCTGAACAACGCGAGTGTGCTGACCTTCGCCGTCGTCGTCTCCCTCCTGCTGGCGGGCGCGGGGTACTGGTCGCAGCAGCGCGGCGCCCCCGACCCCGACCCGCTGGCCGCGCAGGCCGTCGCCGATGCCCCGCCGGAGGCCCAGGCGCCGCCGGTGGCCGCGTCCTATCCCTCCTGGTGGCGTGATCCGATCGTCAAGGACGGCACACACGTCGGTGGCACCGGTTATCTGTGGGGCCCCGGCGACTCCCGCGACCGGGACATCGCCGACGCGATCCACATCAGCCTCGGCCCTTCGTACCCGCACTGGCGCGAGGATCAGCGGAGACCGCGCCCGGCACCTCCGAAGCCGCGCGGCCCGCGCTGGATCGGCGGCTGGGTGTTCCTGCTCGCGCTGTTCGCGGGGGCCCTGGGCACCGCCGCGAAGTGGAACGACCAGGAGCTCGGCACCAGCCTGCAGGCCGGCCTGGCCTGTGCGCTCGTCGTCTTCGGCCTGGGGATCGCGATCAGCGCGTTCGCGGGGCGTACGGGGGCGGGCTCGGTGTTCCTCGCGATCGTCACGGCCGGCCTGCTCGCCGCCTCGGCTGCCCTGCCCAAGGACCTCACCACCCACTGGGAACACGTCACCTGGCAGCCCGCGGCGGTGGCGGAGGTACAGCAGAGGTACGACCTGGGGAACGGGGTGGGCACGCTGGACCTGACCGGACTGCACCTGACCAAGGGGCAGACGGTCTCGGCCCAGGCCGAGGTGGGCGTCGGGCAGTTGAAGGTGATCGTGCCCTCGGACGTGACGGTGAAGCTGAACGTGGACGTGAACGTCGGGGACATCCAGTTGCCCGGTGACGACAAGAAGGACGTGGACGTGGAGCCGGACAAGCAGCAGCAGGTCACCCTTGCCCCGACGGCGGGCGTCAAGAGCACCGGCACGCTGGACCTGGACCTCCATGTCGGCGTCGGACAGGCGGAGGTCAGCCGTGCTGCGTCATGA
- a CDS encoding DUF4429 domain-containing protein, with product MAEIIQRDGTWAFDGTTVRITPGLHRSVPLFRQTYGEIAVPLEAVAGVVYEPERKRGRLRLRLREGADPLLQATGGRLPDAADPYRLIVDIDRSGVAEYVAEEIRHALLLDQIPKEPTKAYLLPGPPVPVSVRSSDGTVSFDGAQVRIDWADTSERVKRATGPRIVSVGDLVQVEWLPNSGYEDGFMRFVTRETVFSKLPPEKDPYALDLWGSTRRDLLTALVATAVTARLPHPSVRELDNGEFADRPRRLATVPPPADHHDVLLRRLRELGELHREGVLTDEEFRMTKAAVLRGFS from the coding sequence ATGGCCGAGATCATCCAGCGCGACGGGACCTGGGCCTTCGACGGCACAACGGTCCGTATCACGCCGGGACTTCACCGCTCCGTGCCACTGTTCCGGCAGACGTACGGGGAGATCGCGGTGCCCCTCGAAGCCGTCGCGGGCGTCGTCTACGAACCCGAACGCAAGCGTGGCCGGCTGCGGCTGAGGCTGCGCGAGGGAGCCGACCCGCTGCTCCAGGCGACCGGCGGACGGCTGCCGGACGCGGCGGATCCGTACCGGCTGATCGTGGACATCGACCGGTCCGGGGTCGCGGAGTACGTGGCGGAGGAGATCCGGCACGCGCTGCTCCTGGACCAGATCCCCAAGGAGCCCACCAAGGCCTATCTCCTGCCCGGCCCGCCGGTCCCGGTCTCCGTGCGCTCCTCCGACGGCACGGTGTCCTTCGACGGCGCCCAGGTGCGCATCGACTGGGCCGACACCTCGGAGCGCGTCAAGCGTGCCACCGGGCCGCGCATCGTCTCCGTCGGGGACCTCGTGCAGGTGGAGTGGCTGCCCAACTCCGGCTACGAGGACGGGTTCATGCGGTTCGTGACCCGGGAGACGGTGTTCTCCAAACTGCCGCCGGAGAAGGACCCGTACGCCCTCGATCTGTGGGGCAGCACCCGGCGCGATCTGCTCACCGCGCTGGTCGCGACGGCGGTGACCGCGCGGCTGCCGCATCCGTCGGTCCGGGAACTCGACAACGGGGAGTTCGCGGACCGCCCTCGACGGCTGGCGACCGTTCCGCCGCCGGCCGATCATCACGACGTACTCCTGCGCAGGCTGCGGGAGTTGGGCGAGCTGCACCGGGAAGGGGTGCTCACGGACGAGGAGTTCAGGATGACCAAGGCGGCCGTGCTGCGGGGATTCAGTTGA
- a CDS encoding class II aldolase/adducin family protein, protein MHGPMPPSPLPTDQLRFAMPPMHESVEDERRHRKERLAGALRLFGRLGFEDGVSGHITARDPEFSDCFWVNPFGMPFRHVTVSDLVLANSDGQVLQGRHHVNQAAFTVHSQVHAARPDVVSVAHCHSVHGRALSALGDFLDPISQESCAFYEDHALYDAYSGVSVDAEEGKRIAAGLGSRKALVLRNHGLLTVGDSVDAAAWWFVSMERSCQVQLLAKAAGRPLLIDHKLAVATREQTGGDLVAWINYQPLWQDISRSEPDLLS, encoded by the coding sequence ATGCACGGGCCGATGCCGCCCTCCCCCCTGCCCACCGACCAACTGCGGTTCGCCATGCCGCCGATGCACGAGTCGGTCGAGGACGAACGCCGGCACCGCAAGGAACGGCTCGCGGGCGCCCTGCGCCTGTTCGGCCGGCTCGGCTTCGAGGACGGGGTCTCGGGGCACATCACCGCCCGCGACCCCGAGTTCAGCGACTGCTTCTGGGTCAACCCCTTCGGGATGCCCTTCCGACATGTCACCGTGAGCGATCTGGTGCTGGCCAACTCGGACGGCCAGGTGCTCCAGGGCCGCCACCACGTCAACCAGGCCGCGTTCACCGTGCACTCCCAGGTCCACGCAGCCCGCCCGGACGTCGTCTCGGTCGCCCACTGCCACTCCGTGCACGGCCGGGCGCTCTCCGCCCTCGGCGACTTCCTCGACCCGATCAGCCAGGAGAGCTGCGCCTTCTACGAGGACCACGCGCTCTACGACGCCTACAGCGGGGTCTCCGTCGACGCCGAGGAGGGCAAGCGGATCGCCGCCGGGCTGGGCTCCCGCAAGGCGCTCGTGCTGCGCAACCACGGACTGCTCACCGTGGGCGACTCGGTGGACGCGGCGGCCTGGTGGTTCGTGTCCATGGAACGCTCCTGCCAGGTCCAGCTCCTCGCGAAGGCGGCCGGCCGGCCCCTCCTCATCGACCACAAACTCGCCGTCGCCACCCGCGAACAGACCGGCGGCGACCTCGTCGCGTGGATCAACTACCAGCCCCTGTGGCAGGACATCAGCCGCAGCGAACCGGACCTCCTCAGTTGA